A stretch of the Notamacropus eugenii isolate mMacEug1 chromosome 2, mMacEug1.pri_v2, whole genome shotgun sequence genome encodes the following:
- the HGS gene encoding hepatocyte growth factor-regulated tyrosine kinase substrate isoform X6, with translation MGRGSGTFERLLDKATSQLLLETDWESILQICDMIRQGDTQAKYAVSSIKKKVNDKNPHVALYALEVMESVVKNCGQTVHDEVANKQTMEELKELLKRQVEVNVRNKILYLIQAWAHAFRNEPKYKVVQDTYQIMKVEGHVFPEFKESDAMFAAERAPDWVDAEECHRCRVQFGVMTRKHHCRACGQIFCGKCSSKCSTIPKFGIEKEVRVCEPCYELLNKKAEGKASSTTELPPEYLTSPLSQQSQLPPKRDETALQEEEELQLAIALSQSEAEEKERMRQKTTYTMYPKAEPTPVTSSAPPASTLYSSPVNSSAPLAEDIDPELARYLNRNYWEKKQEEVQKSPTPSAPAPLADSAPQPTEGHATPGNMLETPLPETDSQPITPSGGPFSEQYQNGESEENHEQFLKALQNAVTTFVNRMKSNHMRGRSITNDSAVLSLFQSINNMHPQLLELLNQLDERRLYYEGLQDKLAQIRDARGALNALREEHREKLRRAAEEAERQRQIQLAQKLEIMRQKKQEYLEMQRQLAIQRLQEQEKERQMRLEQQKQTIQMRAQMPAFSLPYAQLQAMPPAGGVIYQPSGPTNFPGTFSPAGSVEGSPMHTVYMNQPTQAGSGPYPSMPVAGTDPNMVSAYMYQAGAGGGQATQQGQPVPTTNPAYSSYQPTPTQGYQNVASQAPQSLPPISQPPQSSTMGYMGNQSVSMGYQPYSMQNLMTTLPGQDPSMPPQQPYLSGQQPMYQQLAPPGGPLQQPPPPVPQQPPSQGQPAPGSGEAQLISFD, from the exons ATGGGGAGAGGTAGCGGCACCTTCGAGCGTCTCCTAG ACAAAGCTACCAGTCAGCTCCTGCTAGAGACAGATTGGGAGTCTATCCTTCAGATCTGTGACATGATCCGTCAGGGAGATACTCA AGCAAAATATGCTGTAAGTTCCATCAAGAAAAAAGTCAATGACAAGaatccacatgtggccctctatgcCTTAGAG GTTATGGAATCTGTTGTCAAgaactgtggtcagacagttcatGATGAGGTAGCCAACAAACAGACAATGGAAGAGCTAAAAGAGCTGCTAAAG AGGCAAGTGGAAGTAAACGTCCGTAACAAAATCCTCTACCTGATCCAGGCTTGGGCTCATGCCTTCCGAAATGAGCCCAAGTATAAGGTAGTGCAGGACACCTACCAGATCATGAAGGTGGAAG GTCATGTTTTCCCAGAATTCAAGGAGAGTGATGCTATGTTTGCTGCAGAAAGG GCTCCTGATTGGGTTGATGCTGAAGAATGTCACAGATGTAGAGTACAATTTGGAGTGATGACACGTAAA CATCACTGCCGGGCATGTGGACAAATCTTTTGTGGGAAATGTTCCTCCAAATGTTCCACCATTCCCAAGTTTGGCATTGAAAAGGAAGTACGTGTGTGTGAGCCCTGCTATGAACTGCTAAACAA GAAGGCCGAAGGTAAAGCTAGCTCCACAACAGAGCTGCCTCCAGAGTACCTGACCAGCCCCCTGTCCCAGCAGTCTCAG TTGCCTCCCAAGAGGGATGAGACAGCTCtgcaagaagaagaagaactgcAGCTGGCTATTGCCCTGTCACAGTCAGAGGCcgaggaaaaggagaggatg AGGCAAAAGACAACATATACCATGTATCCAAAGGCAGAGCCCACACCTGTGACTTCATCTGCGCCCCCTGCTAGCACCTTGTATTCTTCCCCTGTG aactCATCCGCTCCCTTGGCTGAGGATATTGACCCTGAG CTTGCTCGGTATCTCAACCGGAACTACTGGGAGAAGAAGCAAGAGGAGGTTCAGAAGAGCCCCACCCCATCAGCCCCTGCTCCTCTGGCAGACTCTGCCCCCCAGCCTACAGAAGGACATGCCACCCCAGGAAACATGCTAGAG ACTCCCCTCCCGGAAACAGACTCTCAGCCCATAACTCCCTCCGGTGGCCCCTTTAGTGAG CAGTACCAGAACGGGGAGTCCGAGGAGAACCATGAGCAGTTTCTGAAGGCTCTACAGAATGCTGTCACCACCTTTGTCAACCGCATGAAGAGCAACCATATGAGGGGACGGAGCATCACCAATGACTCAGCCGTGCTCTCCCTCTTCCAGTCAATTAATAACATGCATCCTCAGCTGCTGGAGCTGCTCAACCAGCTGGATGAGCGAAGGT TGTATTATGAGGGACTTCAAGATAAGCTGGCCCAGATCAGAGATGCCCGGGGAGCACTCAATGCCCTCCGGGAGGAGCACAGGGAGAAACTGCGCCGGGCAGCTGAAGAGGCAGAGCGTCAGCGCCAGATCCAGCTGGCccagaaactggaaatcatgAGGCAGAAGAAGCAG GAATACCTAGAGATGCAAAGGCAGTTGGCCATTCAGCGCCTACAGGAGCAGGAAAAGGAGCGGCAGATGCGCCTGGAACAGCAAAAGCAGACAATTCAGATGCGAGCACAGATGCCAGCTTTCTCCTTGCCTTATGCCCAG CTACAGGCCATGCCCCCAGCAGGTGGGGTAATATACCAGCCTTCTGGCCCTACGAATTTCCCTGGTACCTTTAGCCCAGCAGGCTCAGTGGAGGGCTCCCCTATGCACACAGTATACATGAACCAGCCAACACAGGCAGGCAGCGGACCCTACCCTAGCATGCCAGTGGCTGGAACAG ATCCTAATATGGTGAGCGCCTACATGTACCAGGCAGGGGCAGGTGGTGGACAGGCAACTCAGCAGGGGCAGCCTGTGCCCACCACAAATCCAGCCTATTCTTCCTACCAGCCAACCCCCACACAAGGCTATCAG AATGTCGCCTCTCAAGCCCCACAGAGCCTCCCCCCTATTTCTCAGCCTCCACAGTCCAGTACAATGGGCTATATGGGGAACCAGTCCGTCTCTATGGGATATCAGCCATACAGCATGCAG AATCTTATGACTACCCTTCCTGGCCAGGATCCATCGATGCCCCCCCAGCAACCCTACCTCTCGGGACAGCAGCCTATGTACCAGCAG TTGGCACCTCCAGGAGGCCCATTGCAGCAGCCGCCACCACCGGTGCCTCAGCAGCCCCCATCACAGGGCCAGCCGGCCCCAGGAAGTGGAGAGGCACAGCTCATCTCCTTTGACTGA
- the HGS gene encoding hepatocyte growth factor-regulated tyrosine kinase substrate isoform X8, with the protein MGRGSGTFERLLDKATSQLLLETDWESILQICDMIRQGDTQAKYAVSSIKKKVNDKNPHVALYALEVMESVVKNCGQTVHDEVANKQTMEELKELLKRQVEVNVRNKILYLIQAWAHAFRNEPKYKVVQDTYQIMKVEGHVFPEFKESDAMFAAERAPDWVDAEECHRCRVQFGVMTRKHHCRACGQIFCGKCSSKCSTIPKFGIEKEVRVCEPCYELLNKKAEGKASSTTELPPEYLTSPLSQQSQLPPKRDETALQEEEELQLAIALSQSEAEEKERMRQKTTYTMYPKAEPTPVTSSAPPASTLYSSPVNSSAPLAEDIDPELARYLNRNYWEKKQEEVQKSPTPSAPAPLADSAPQPTEGHATPGNMLEQYQNGESEENHEQFLKALQNAVTTFVNRMKSNHMRGRSITNDSAVLSLFQSINNMHPQLLELLNQLDERRLYYEGLQDKLAQIRDARGALNALREEHREKLRRAAEEAERQRQIQLAQKLEIMRQKKQEYLEMQRQLAIQRLQEQEKERQMRLEQQKQTIQMRAQMPAFSLPYAQLQAMPPAGGVIYQPSGPTNFPGTFSPAGSVEGSPMHTVYMNQPTQAGSGPYPSMPVAGTDPNMVSAYMYQAGAGGGQATQQGQPVPTTNPAYSSYQPTPTQGYQNVASQAPQSLPPISQPPQSSTMGYMGNQSVSMGYQPYSMQNLMTTLPGQDPSMPPQQPYLSGQQPMYQQLAPPGGPLQQPPPPVPQQPPSQGQPAPGSGEAQLISFD; encoded by the exons ATGGGGAGAGGTAGCGGCACCTTCGAGCGTCTCCTAG ACAAAGCTACCAGTCAGCTCCTGCTAGAGACAGATTGGGAGTCTATCCTTCAGATCTGTGACATGATCCGTCAGGGAGATACTCA AGCAAAATATGCTGTAAGTTCCATCAAGAAAAAAGTCAATGACAAGaatccacatgtggccctctatgcCTTAGAG GTTATGGAATCTGTTGTCAAgaactgtggtcagacagttcatGATGAGGTAGCCAACAAACAGACAATGGAAGAGCTAAAAGAGCTGCTAAAG AGGCAAGTGGAAGTAAACGTCCGTAACAAAATCCTCTACCTGATCCAGGCTTGGGCTCATGCCTTCCGAAATGAGCCCAAGTATAAGGTAGTGCAGGACACCTACCAGATCATGAAGGTGGAAG GTCATGTTTTCCCAGAATTCAAGGAGAGTGATGCTATGTTTGCTGCAGAAAGG GCTCCTGATTGGGTTGATGCTGAAGAATGTCACAGATGTAGAGTACAATTTGGAGTGATGACACGTAAA CATCACTGCCGGGCATGTGGACAAATCTTTTGTGGGAAATGTTCCTCCAAATGTTCCACCATTCCCAAGTTTGGCATTGAAAAGGAAGTACGTGTGTGTGAGCCCTGCTATGAACTGCTAAACAA GAAGGCCGAAGGTAAAGCTAGCTCCACAACAGAGCTGCCTCCAGAGTACCTGACCAGCCCCCTGTCCCAGCAGTCTCAG TTGCCTCCCAAGAGGGATGAGACAGCTCtgcaagaagaagaagaactgcAGCTGGCTATTGCCCTGTCACAGTCAGAGGCcgaggaaaaggagaggatg AGGCAAAAGACAACATATACCATGTATCCAAAGGCAGAGCCCACACCTGTGACTTCATCTGCGCCCCCTGCTAGCACCTTGTATTCTTCCCCTGTG aactCATCCGCTCCCTTGGCTGAGGATATTGACCCTGAG CTTGCTCGGTATCTCAACCGGAACTACTGGGAGAAGAAGCAAGAGGAGGTTCAGAAGAGCCCCACCCCATCAGCCCCTGCTCCTCTGGCAGACTCTGCCCCCCAGCCTACAGAAGGACATGCCACCCCAGGAAACATGCTAGAG CAGTACCAGAACGGGGAGTCCGAGGAGAACCATGAGCAGTTTCTGAAGGCTCTACAGAATGCTGTCACCACCTTTGTCAACCGCATGAAGAGCAACCATATGAGGGGACGGAGCATCACCAATGACTCAGCCGTGCTCTCCCTCTTCCAGTCAATTAATAACATGCATCCTCAGCTGCTGGAGCTGCTCAACCAGCTGGATGAGCGAAGGT TGTATTATGAGGGACTTCAAGATAAGCTGGCCCAGATCAGAGATGCCCGGGGAGCACTCAATGCCCTCCGGGAGGAGCACAGGGAGAAACTGCGCCGGGCAGCTGAAGAGGCAGAGCGTCAGCGCCAGATCCAGCTGGCccagaaactggaaatcatgAGGCAGAAGAAGCAG GAATACCTAGAGATGCAAAGGCAGTTGGCCATTCAGCGCCTACAGGAGCAGGAAAAGGAGCGGCAGATGCGCCTGGAACAGCAAAAGCAGACAATTCAGATGCGAGCACAGATGCCAGCTTTCTCCTTGCCTTATGCCCAG CTACAGGCCATGCCCCCAGCAGGTGGGGTAATATACCAGCCTTCTGGCCCTACGAATTTCCCTGGTACCTTTAGCCCAGCAGGCTCAGTGGAGGGCTCCCCTATGCACACAGTATACATGAACCAGCCAACACAGGCAGGCAGCGGACCCTACCCTAGCATGCCAGTGGCTGGAACAG ATCCTAATATGGTGAGCGCCTACATGTACCAGGCAGGGGCAGGTGGTGGACAGGCAACTCAGCAGGGGCAGCCTGTGCCCACCACAAATCCAGCCTATTCTTCCTACCAGCCAACCCCCACACAAGGCTATCAG AATGTCGCCTCTCAAGCCCCACAGAGCCTCCCCCCTATTTCTCAGCCTCCACAGTCCAGTACAATGGGCTATATGGGGAACCAGTCCGTCTCTATGGGATATCAGCCATACAGCATGCAG AATCTTATGACTACCCTTCCTGGCCAGGATCCATCGATGCCCCCCCAGCAACCCTACCTCTCGGGACAGCAGCCTATGTACCAGCAG TTGGCACCTCCAGGAGGCCCATTGCAGCAGCCGCCACCACCGGTGCCTCAGCAGCCCCCATCACAGGGCCAGCCGGCCCCAGGAAGTGGAGAGGCACAGCTCATCTCCTTTGACTGA
- the HGS gene encoding hepatocyte growth factor-regulated tyrosine kinase substrate isoform X5, with protein MGRGSGTFERLLDKATSQLLLETDWESILQICDMIRQGDTQAKYAVSSIKKKVNDKNPHVALYALEVMESVVKNCGQTVHDEVANKQTMEELKELLKRQVEVNVRNKILYLIQAWAHAFRNEPKYKVVQDTYQIMKVEGHVFPEFKESDAMFAAERAPDWVDAEECHRCRVQFGVMTRKHHCRACGQIFCGKCSSKCSTIPKFGIEKEVRVCEPCYELLNKKAEGKASSTTELPPEYLTSPLSQQSQLPPKRDETALQEEEELQLAIALSQSEAEEKERMRQKTTYTMYPKAEPTPVTSSAPPASTLYSSPVNSSAPLAEDIDPELARYLNRNYWEKKQEEVQKSPTPSAPAPLADSAPQPTEGHATPGNMLETPLPETDSQPITPSGGPFSEQQYQNGESEENHEQFLKALQNAVTTFVNRMKSNHMRGRSITNDSAVLSLFQSINNMHPQLLELLNQLDERRLYYEGLQDKLAQIRDARGALNALREEHREKLRRAAEEAERQRQIQLAQKLEIMRQKKQEYLEMQRQLAIQRLQEQEKERQMRLEQQKQTIQMRAQMPAFSLPYAQLQAMPPAGGVIYQPSGPTNFPGTFSPAGSVEGSPMHTVYMNQPTQAGSGPYPSMPVAGTDPNMVSAYMYQAGAGGGQATQQGQPVPTTNPAYSSYQPTPTQGYQNVASQAPQSLPPISQPPQSSTMGYMGNQSVSMGYQPYSMQNLMTTLPGQDPSMPPQQPYLSGQQPMYQQLAPPGGPLQQPPPPVPQQPPSQGQPAPGSGEAQLISFD; from the exons ATGGGGAGAGGTAGCGGCACCTTCGAGCGTCTCCTAG ACAAAGCTACCAGTCAGCTCCTGCTAGAGACAGATTGGGAGTCTATCCTTCAGATCTGTGACATGATCCGTCAGGGAGATACTCA AGCAAAATATGCTGTAAGTTCCATCAAGAAAAAAGTCAATGACAAGaatccacatgtggccctctatgcCTTAGAG GTTATGGAATCTGTTGTCAAgaactgtggtcagacagttcatGATGAGGTAGCCAACAAACAGACAATGGAAGAGCTAAAAGAGCTGCTAAAG AGGCAAGTGGAAGTAAACGTCCGTAACAAAATCCTCTACCTGATCCAGGCTTGGGCTCATGCCTTCCGAAATGAGCCCAAGTATAAGGTAGTGCAGGACACCTACCAGATCATGAAGGTGGAAG GTCATGTTTTCCCAGAATTCAAGGAGAGTGATGCTATGTTTGCTGCAGAAAGG GCTCCTGATTGGGTTGATGCTGAAGAATGTCACAGATGTAGAGTACAATTTGGAGTGATGACACGTAAA CATCACTGCCGGGCATGTGGACAAATCTTTTGTGGGAAATGTTCCTCCAAATGTTCCACCATTCCCAAGTTTGGCATTGAAAAGGAAGTACGTGTGTGTGAGCCCTGCTATGAACTGCTAAACAA GAAGGCCGAAGGTAAAGCTAGCTCCACAACAGAGCTGCCTCCAGAGTACCTGACCAGCCCCCTGTCCCAGCAGTCTCAG TTGCCTCCCAAGAGGGATGAGACAGCTCtgcaagaagaagaagaactgcAGCTGGCTATTGCCCTGTCACAGTCAGAGGCcgaggaaaaggagaggatg AGGCAAAAGACAACATATACCATGTATCCAAAGGCAGAGCCCACACCTGTGACTTCATCTGCGCCCCCTGCTAGCACCTTGTATTCTTCCCCTGTG aactCATCCGCTCCCTTGGCTGAGGATATTGACCCTGAG CTTGCTCGGTATCTCAACCGGAACTACTGGGAGAAGAAGCAAGAGGAGGTTCAGAAGAGCCCCACCCCATCAGCCCCTGCTCCTCTGGCAGACTCTGCCCCCCAGCCTACAGAAGGACATGCCACCCCAGGAAACATGCTAGAG ACTCCCCTCCCGGAAACAGACTCTCAGCCCATAACTCCCTCCGGTGGCCCCTTTAGTGAG CAGCAGTACCAGAACGGGGAGTCCGAGGAGAACCATGAGCAGTTTCTGAAGGCTCTACAGAATGCTGTCACCACCTTTGTCAACCGCATGAAGAGCAACCATATGAGGGGACGGAGCATCACCAATGACTCAGCCGTGCTCTCCCTCTTCCAGTCAATTAATAACATGCATCCTCAGCTGCTGGAGCTGCTCAACCAGCTGGATGAGCGAAGGT TGTATTATGAGGGACTTCAAGATAAGCTGGCCCAGATCAGAGATGCCCGGGGAGCACTCAATGCCCTCCGGGAGGAGCACAGGGAGAAACTGCGCCGGGCAGCTGAAGAGGCAGAGCGTCAGCGCCAGATCCAGCTGGCccagaaactggaaatcatgAGGCAGAAGAAGCAG GAATACCTAGAGATGCAAAGGCAGTTGGCCATTCAGCGCCTACAGGAGCAGGAAAAGGAGCGGCAGATGCGCCTGGAACAGCAAAAGCAGACAATTCAGATGCGAGCACAGATGCCAGCTTTCTCCTTGCCTTATGCCCAG CTACAGGCCATGCCCCCAGCAGGTGGGGTAATATACCAGCCTTCTGGCCCTACGAATTTCCCTGGTACCTTTAGCCCAGCAGGCTCAGTGGAGGGCTCCCCTATGCACACAGTATACATGAACCAGCCAACACAGGCAGGCAGCGGACCCTACCCTAGCATGCCAGTGGCTGGAACAG ATCCTAATATGGTGAGCGCCTACATGTACCAGGCAGGGGCAGGTGGTGGACAGGCAACTCAGCAGGGGCAGCCTGTGCCCACCACAAATCCAGCCTATTCTTCCTACCAGCCAACCCCCACACAAGGCTATCAG AATGTCGCCTCTCAAGCCCCACAGAGCCTCCCCCCTATTTCTCAGCCTCCACAGTCCAGTACAATGGGCTATATGGGGAACCAGTCCGTCTCTATGGGATATCAGCCATACAGCATGCAG AATCTTATGACTACCCTTCCTGGCCAGGATCCATCGATGCCCCCCCAGCAACCCTACCTCTCGGGACAGCAGCCTATGTACCAGCAG TTGGCACCTCCAGGAGGCCCATTGCAGCAGCCGCCACCACCGGTGCCTCAGCAGCCCCCATCACAGGGCCAGCCGGCCCCAGGAAGTGGAGAGGCACAGCTCATCTCCTTTGACTGA
- the HGS gene encoding hepatocyte growth factor-regulated tyrosine kinase substrate isoform X7, producing MGRGSGTFERLLDKATSQLLLETDWESILQICDMIRQGDTQAKYAVSSIKKKVNDKNPHVALYALEVMESVVKNCGQTVHDEVANKQTMEELKELLKRQVEVNVRNKILYLIQAWAHAFRNEPKYKVVQDTYQIMKVEGHVFPEFKESDAMFAAERAPDWVDAEECHRCRVQFGVMTRKHHCRACGQIFCGKCSSKCSTIPKFGIEKEVRVCEPCYELLNKKAEGKASSTTELPPEYLTSPLSQQSQLPPKRDETALQEEEELQLAIALSQSEAEEKERMRQKTTYTMYPKAEPTPVTSSAPPASTLYSSPVNSSAPLAEDIDPELARYLNRNYWEKKQEEVQKSPTPSAPAPLADSAPQPTEGHATPGNMLEQQYQNGESEENHEQFLKALQNAVTTFVNRMKSNHMRGRSITNDSAVLSLFQSINNMHPQLLELLNQLDERRLYYEGLQDKLAQIRDARGALNALREEHREKLRRAAEEAERQRQIQLAQKLEIMRQKKQEYLEMQRQLAIQRLQEQEKERQMRLEQQKQTIQMRAQMPAFSLPYAQLQAMPPAGGVIYQPSGPTNFPGTFSPAGSVEGSPMHTVYMNQPTQAGSGPYPSMPVAGTDPNMVSAYMYQAGAGGGQATQQGQPVPTTNPAYSSYQPTPTQGYQNVASQAPQSLPPISQPPQSSTMGYMGNQSVSMGYQPYSMQNLMTTLPGQDPSMPPQQPYLSGQQPMYQQLAPPGGPLQQPPPPVPQQPPSQGQPAPGSGEAQLISFD from the exons ATGGGGAGAGGTAGCGGCACCTTCGAGCGTCTCCTAG ACAAAGCTACCAGTCAGCTCCTGCTAGAGACAGATTGGGAGTCTATCCTTCAGATCTGTGACATGATCCGTCAGGGAGATACTCA AGCAAAATATGCTGTAAGTTCCATCAAGAAAAAAGTCAATGACAAGaatccacatgtggccctctatgcCTTAGAG GTTATGGAATCTGTTGTCAAgaactgtggtcagacagttcatGATGAGGTAGCCAACAAACAGACAATGGAAGAGCTAAAAGAGCTGCTAAAG AGGCAAGTGGAAGTAAACGTCCGTAACAAAATCCTCTACCTGATCCAGGCTTGGGCTCATGCCTTCCGAAATGAGCCCAAGTATAAGGTAGTGCAGGACACCTACCAGATCATGAAGGTGGAAG GTCATGTTTTCCCAGAATTCAAGGAGAGTGATGCTATGTTTGCTGCAGAAAGG GCTCCTGATTGGGTTGATGCTGAAGAATGTCACAGATGTAGAGTACAATTTGGAGTGATGACACGTAAA CATCACTGCCGGGCATGTGGACAAATCTTTTGTGGGAAATGTTCCTCCAAATGTTCCACCATTCCCAAGTTTGGCATTGAAAAGGAAGTACGTGTGTGTGAGCCCTGCTATGAACTGCTAAACAA GAAGGCCGAAGGTAAAGCTAGCTCCACAACAGAGCTGCCTCCAGAGTACCTGACCAGCCCCCTGTCCCAGCAGTCTCAG TTGCCTCCCAAGAGGGATGAGACAGCTCtgcaagaagaagaagaactgcAGCTGGCTATTGCCCTGTCACAGTCAGAGGCcgaggaaaaggagaggatg AGGCAAAAGACAACATATACCATGTATCCAAAGGCAGAGCCCACACCTGTGACTTCATCTGCGCCCCCTGCTAGCACCTTGTATTCTTCCCCTGTG aactCATCCGCTCCCTTGGCTGAGGATATTGACCCTGAG CTTGCTCGGTATCTCAACCGGAACTACTGGGAGAAGAAGCAAGAGGAGGTTCAGAAGAGCCCCACCCCATCAGCCCCTGCTCCTCTGGCAGACTCTGCCCCCCAGCCTACAGAAGGACATGCCACCCCAGGAAACATGCTAGAG CAGCAGTACCAGAACGGGGAGTCCGAGGAGAACCATGAGCAGTTTCTGAAGGCTCTACAGAATGCTGTCACCACCTTTGTCAACCGCATGAAGAGCAACCATATGAGGGGACGGAGCATCACCAATGACTCAGCCGTGCTCTCCCTCTTCCAGTCAATTAATAACATGCATCCTCAGCTGCTGGAGCTGCTCAACCAGCTGGATGAGCGAAGGT TGTATTATGAGGGACTTCAAGATAAGCTGGCCCAGATCAGAGATGCCCGGGGAGCACTCAATGCCCTCCGGGAGGAGCACAGGGAGAAACTGCGCCGGGCAGCTGAAGAGGCAGAGCGTCAGCGCCAGATCCAGCTGGCccagaaactggaaatcatgAGGCAGAAGAAGCAG GAATACCTAGAGATGCAAAGGCAGTTGGCCATTCAGCGCCTACAGGAGCAGGAAAAGGAGCGGCAGATGCGCCTGGAACAGCAAAAGCAGACAATTCAGATGCGAGCACAGATGCCAGCTTTCTCCTTGCCTTATGCCCAG CTACAGGCCATGCCCCCAGCAGGTGGGGTAATATACCAGCCTTCTGGCCCTACGAATTTCCCTGGTACCTTTAGCCCAGCAGGCTCAGTGGAGGGCTCCCCTATGCACACAGTATACATGAACCAGCCAACACAGGCAGGCAGCGGACCCTACCCTAGCATGCCAGTGGCTGGAACAG ATCCTAATATGGTGAGCGCCTACATGTACCAGGCAGGGGCAGGTGGTGGACAGGCAACTCAGCAGGGGCAGCCTGTGCCCACCACAAATCCAGCCTATTCTTCCTACCAGCCAACCCCCACACAAGGCTATCAG AATGTCGCCTCTCAAGCCCCACAGAGCCTCCCCCCTATTTCTCAGCCTCCACAGTCCAGTACAATGGGCTATATGGGGAACCAGTCCGTCTCTATGGGATATCAGCCATACAGCATGCAG AATCTTATGACTACCCTTCCTGGCCAGGATCCATCGATGCCCCCCCAGCAACCCTACCTCTCGGGACAGCAGCCTATGTACCAGCAG TTGGCACCTCCAGGAGGCCCATTGCAGCAGCCGCCACCACCGGTGCCTCAGCAGCCCCCATCACAGGGCCAGCCGGCCCCAGGAAGTGGAGAGGCACAGCTCATCTCCTTTGACTGA